From Providencia sp. R33, a single genomic window includes:
- the cysH gene encoding phosphoadenosine phosphosulfate reductase has translation MSRLELSALQGLDKAQQTAYLSELNTQLENKTAQQRIEWAVEHLPAQFVLSSSFGIQAALTLHMVTQVLPEIPVILTDTGYLFPETYQFIEQLTQRLHLNLQVYRAKQTPAWQEAIYGQLWTQGLEGIERYNQLNKVEPMERALNELQAQSWFSGLRREQSASRANLSVLGIGKGIFKILPVIDWNNKQVYEYLTKHNLPYHPLWEQGYLSVGDTHTTRKWEAGMNEEDTRFFGLKRECGLHEN, from the coding sequence ATGAGCCGACTTGAGCTTTCAGCGTTACAGGGGTTAGATAAAGCGCAGCAAACGGCGTATTTATCTGAGTTGAATACCCAACTGGAAAATAAGACCGCGCAGCAGCGCATTGAATGGGCTGTAGAACACTTACCAGCGCAATTTGTCTTGTCATCCAGTTTTGGTATTCAAGCGGCGCTCACCTTGCATATGGTGACGCAGGTATTGCCTGAAATACCCGTGATATTGACCGATACAGGTTATCTTTTCCCTGAAACCTATCAATTTATTGAGCAATTGACGCAGAGACTTCACCTGAATTTACAGGTGTATCGCGCTAAACAAACACCCGCTTGGCAAGAAGCAATCTATGGGCAGCTTTGGACGCAAGGCCTTGAAGGAATTGAGCGTTATAACCAATTGAACAAAGTGGAGCCCATGGAAAGAGCCTTAAATGAGCTACAGGCGCAGAGCTGGTTTTCAGGGTTAAGGCGAGAGCAATCCGCAAGCCGTGCAAATTTATCCGTGCTTGGCATCGGCAAAGGGATTTTTAAAATCCTACCTGTAATTGATTGGAATAATAAGCAAGTCTATGAATACCTAACAAAGCATAACTTGCCATATCACCCGCTGTGGGAGCAGGGTTATTTATCCGTTGGGGATACTCATACAACTCGCAAATGGGAAGCGGGTATGAATGAGGAAGATACGCGTTTTTTTGGTTTGAAGAGGGAGTGTGGGCTTCATGAAAACTAA
- the cysG gene encoding siroheme synthase CysG produces MDYLPLFVDVRTRKVVLIGGGVVAARKAELLIKSQAQLVVISPSLCPQLQTQYQQGHFEWLAQEYRSSLLDDAFLVIAATDDALLNETVFYDANERKIFVNVVDDQPLCSFIVPSIIDRSPVIVAISSGGTAPVLARLLREKLETMLPLSLGKMAEIAGRWRGKVKETLSNMRERKRFWEKSFSGRFASLVEKGQLSEAEQQLERQLYEQDNRGELILVGAGPGDAGLLTLKGLRVLQSAEVVLYDHLVSEEILELVRRDADKICVGKRAGNHSVSQEETNEMIVKFAQQGKKVVRLKGGDPFVFGRGGEELQVAAKAEIPFQVVPGVTAAIGATAYAGIPLTHREHSQSITFITGHCRENGADLDWQALARGQQTLAIYMGTVKAANISEQLIKFGRGSDTPVAVVGCGTRRDQKVVTGKLHDLDALAQQAPAPALIVIGEVTALHNELAWFGSQTEDIRWRSAVLELA; encoded by the coding sequence ATGGATTATTTACCGTTATTTGTTGATGTACGTACGCGCAAAGTGGTGCTAATTGGCGGTGGCGTAGTGGCTGCGCGCAAGGCCGAATTGCTCATCAAATCACAGGCTCAACTTGTGGTGATCTCCCCGTCGTTATGTCCTCAATTACAAACGCAATACCAGCAAGGCCACTTTGAGTGGTTAGCGCAAGAGTACCGTTCTTCGTTGCTGGATGATGCTTTTTTAGTGATTGCAGCAACGGATGACGCGCTCCTCAATGAAACGGTGTTTTACGATGCCAATGAGCGCAAAATTTTCGTCAACGTGGTTGATGACCAGCCGCTGTGCTCGTTTATCGTCCCTTCTATTATTGACCGCTCGCCAGTAATTGTAGCGATTTCCTCTGGGGGCACTGCTCCTGTGTTGGCGCGTCTACTCAGAGAAAAACTGGAAACCATGCTGCCATTGTCGTTAGGCAAAATGGCAGAAATTGCAGGGCGTTGGCGGGGGAAAGTTAAAGAGACGCTAAGCAATATGCGAGAAAGAAAGCGTTTCTGGGAAAAAAGTTTTAGTGGTCGCTTTGCTTCTTTAGTGGAAAAAGGGCAGTTAAGTGAAGCGGAACAACAACTTGAGCGCCAACTTTATGAACAAGACAACCGCGGTGAGTTGATTTTAGTTGGTGCAGGTCCCGGTGATGCAGGACTGCTGACACTAAAAGGGCTACGAGTATTGCAAAGTGCGGAGGTGGTTTTATACGACCATTTGGTGAGCGAGGAGATCCTCGAATTGGTACGCCGTGATGCAGACAAAATTTGCGTAGGTAAACGGGCGGGGAACCACAGCGTTTCCCAAGAAGAAACCAATGAAATGATCGTGAAATTTGCTCAGCAGGGTAAAAAAGTCGTGCGGTTAAAAGGTGGTGACCCGTTTGTTTTTGGTCGTGGTGGCGAAGAATTGCAAGTTGCTGCAAAGGCGGAGATCCCCTTCCAAGTGGTGCCTGGTGTAACAGCCGCAATCGGCGCGACGGCCTATGCAGGTATTCCGCTTACCCACCGAGAGCATTCGCAGAGCATCACGTTTATTACTGGGCATTGCCGTGAAAATGGCGCGGATCTGGATTGGCAGGCATTGGCTCGCGGTCAGCAAACGTTAGCGATTTATATGGGCACCGTAAAGGCGGCCAATATCAGTGAGCAATTGATTAAATTTGGCCGTGGGAGTGACACCCCTGTCGCTGTTGTGGGGTGTGGGACGCGGCGTGACCAAAAAGTGGTAACGGGCAAATTGCATGATCTCGACGCACTTGCTCAACAAGCCCCTGCACCTGCGTTGATTGTCATTGGCGAGGTTACGGCATTACACAACGAACTCGCATGGTTTGGTTCGCAAACAGAAGATATCCGCTGGCGTAGTGCTGTGCTGGAACTGGCTTAA
- the cysD gene encoding sulfate adenylyltransferase subunit CysD, translating to MNEKKLTHLQQLEAESIHIIREVAAEFANPVMLYSIGKDSSVMLHLARKAFYPGKLPFPLLHVDTGWKFREMYEFRDATAQKYGFELLIHRNPEGERLGINPFVHGSAKHTDIMKTEGLKQALDKYGFDAAFGGARRDEEKSRAKERIYSFRDRSHRWDPKNQRPELWHNYNGQINKGESIRVFPLSNWTELDIWQYIYLENIDIVPLYFAKERPVIQRDGTLLMVDDDRIDLKVGEVISKQQVRFRTLGCWPLTGAVESQAQTLPEIIEEMLISTTSERQGRLIDSDQSASMELKKRQGYF from the coding sequence GTGAACGAGAAAAAATTGACCCACTTACAGCAGTTAGAGGCAGAAAGTATTCATATTATTCGTGAAGTCGCCGCCGAATTTGCGAACCCTGTGATGCTGTATTCCATCGGAAAAGACTCTTCTGTGATGTTGCATTTAGCGCGTAAGGCCTTCTATCCCGGGAAATTACCGTTCCCATTATTGCATGTGGATACAGGGTGGAAATTCCGCGAAATGTATGAGTTTCGTGATGCGACGGCGCAAAAATATGGTTTTGAATTATTGATCCACCGTAACCCTGAAGGGGAAAGGTTGGGGATCAACCCCTTTGTGCATGGCAGTGCAAAACACACGGATATTATGAAAACCGAAGGCTTGAAACAAGCACTCGATAAATACGGTTTTGATGCAGCTTTTGGCGGAGCACGGCGTGACGAAGAAAAATCCCGTGCAAAAGAGCGGATCTACTCATTTAGAGACCGATCTCATCGTTGGGATCCGAAAAACCAACGACCTGAACTTTGGCACAATTACAACGGGCAGATCAATAAAGGGGAAAGCATTCGTGTATTCCCACTGTCGAATTGGACAGAGCTGGATATTTGGCAATATATCTACTTGGAAAATATCGATATTGTTCCACTATATTTTGCGAAAGAGCGCCCAGTGATCCAGCGAGATGGCACTTTGTTGATGGTGGATGATGACCGCATTGACTTAAAAGTAGGTGAAGTGATCAGCAAGCAACAAGTGCGTTTTCGAACGTTAGGTTGCTGGCCACTAACGGGGGCTGTTGAGTCCCAAGCACAAACATTGCCTGAAATCATCGAAGAAATGTTGATTTCGACCACCAGTGAGCGACAAGGGCGGTTGATTGATAGTGACCAGTCAGCATCCATGGAGCTAAAAAAGCGCCAAGGTTATTTTTAA
- the cysN gene encoding sulfate adenylyltransferase subunit CysN, which produces MAQVVYNESIALQIEQQGGVEPYLLAQQQKGLLRFLTCGNVDDGKSTLIGRLLHDTRQIYQDQLTTLQSDSKRLGTQGEKLDLALLVDGLAAEREQGITIDVAYRYFSTEKRKFIIADTPGHEQYTRNMATGASTCSLSILLIDARKGVQEQTRRHSFISTLLGIRHLIVAVNKMDLVEYSEAVFDKIKQDYQQFATELPVELNVWFVPISALDGDNIVNPSEQLPWYQGETLLSILESVQVEQKASEQALRFPVQYVNRPNLDFRGYSGTLSSGIVQVGQAVKVLPSGATAKIKEIVTFSGLQDFAIPGEAITLVLDDEIDISRGDLIVAENENLQTTQHALIDVVWMAEQPLVQGQQLDIKIAGKRSRGKVENIQYQVDVNNLTQKVATELPLNGIGLVEFSFDEPLLLENYQRNADTGGMIFIDRLTNVTVGAGLVREAQEPTFEATGEFSEFEIELNQLIRRHFPHWGARDVLGGK; this is translated from the coding sequence ATGGCACAAGTCGTTTATAACGAATCAATCGCGCTGCAAATTGAGCAGCAAGGCGGCGTGGAACCTTACTTACTTGCGCAGCAACAAAAAGGGCTTTTACGCTTTCTCACCTGCGGCAACGTGGATGATGGAAAAAGTACATTAATCGGGCGTTTATTGCACGATACCCGACAAATCTATCAAGATCAGCTCACAACGCTGCAAAGTGATAGTAAGCGGCTGGGAACCCAAGGGGAAAAGCTTGATCTCGCCTTGCTGGTGGATGGCCTTGCCGCAGAACGTGAGCAAGGGATCACCATCGATGTGGCATATCGCTATTTTTCGACGGAAAAACGTAAGTTTATCATCGCAGATACCCCAGGACATGAGCAATATACCCGCAATATGGCGACAGGTGCATCAACTTGCTCACTTTCTATTTTGTTGATCGATGCTCGAAAAGGCGTACAAGAGCAAACACGTCGCCACAGCTTTATCAGTACACTACTGGGGATCCGCCATTTGATTGTTGCGGTGAATAAAATGGATCTGGTGGAATACAGTGAAGCCGTATTCGACAAAATTAAACAGGATTACCAACAGTTTGCCACTGAATTACCTGTTGAATTAAATGTGTGGTTTGTACCAATTTCAGCGCTTGATGGTGACAATATCGTTAACCCGAGCGAGCAATTACCTTGGTACCAAGGGGAAACGTTATTATCTATTTTAGAAAGCGTGCAGGTTGAGCAAAAGGCCTCCGAGCAAGCGCTGCGTTTCCCTGTGCAATATGTGAATCGACCCAATTTAGATTTTCGCGGTTATAGCGGTACATTATCGTCAGGCATTGTCCAAGTCGGGCAGGCCGTGAAAGTGCTGCCATCGGGGGCAACGGCCAAGATTAAAGAGATAGTGACATTTTCAGGCTTGCAGGATTTCGCTATACCCGGTGAGGCCATCACGTTGGTGTTGGATGATGAAATCGACATTAGCCGCGGAGATTTAATCGTCGCAGAAAACGAAAACTTGCAAACCACGCAACATGCGTTGATTGATGTGGTGTGGATGGCGGAACAACCCCTTGTTCAAGGCCAGCAGTTAGATATTAAAATTGCGGGAAAACGCAGCCGTGGGAAAGTCGAAAACATTCAATACCAAGTGGATGTGAATAATCTCACCCAAAAAGTCGCTACGGAATTGCCATTAAATGGTATCGGTTTGGTGGAATTTTCCTTTGATGAACCTTTGTTGTTGGAAAACTACCAACGCAACGCTGACACGGGTGGCATGATTTTTATCGACAGGCTGACGAATGTGACGGTGGGCGCTGGGCTTGTACGAGAAGCACAAGAGCCAACGTTTGAGGCAACGGGGGAATTTAGCGAATTTGAAATTGAGCTTAACCAGTTGATCCGCCGACATTTCCCTCATTGGGGCGCTCGGGATGTACTGGGTGGGAAATAA
- the cysC gene encoding adenylyl-sulfate kinase, protein MTQDNNIVWHQHAVTRPLRESNNGHKGAVLWFTGLSGSGKSTLAGAVEHQLASIGVKTYLLDGDNIRHGLCRDLGFSEADRQENIRRVGEVAKLMVDAGLVVATAFISPFQSDRQSVRELFEPNQFFELYVDTPVEVCEQRDPKGLYQQAREGKIKQFTGIDSPYETPLSPELRLDGQLPISDSLSQIIALLLRNNIIQMDY, encoded by the coding sequence ATGACTCAAGATAACAATATTGTGTGGCACCAGCATGCGGTGACTCGCCCTTTGCGGGAAAGCAATAATGGCCATAAAGGGGCTGTATTGTGGTTTACTGGGCTATCTGGGTCGGGTAAATCGACACTGGCGGGGGCGGTTGAACACCAGCTGGCTTCGATTGGCGTGAAAACCTATTTATTGGATGGCGATAATATTCGTCATGGGTTATGCCGCGACCTTGGGTTTAGTGAGGCTGATAGGCAAGAAAACATTCGGCGAGTGGGTGAAGTTGCTAAATTAATGGTGGATGCGGGGTTAGTAGTAGCAACGGCGTTTATTTCGCCTTTTCAATCGGATCGACAAAGTGTTCGTGAATTATTCGAACCAAACCAATTTTTTGAGTTATACGTTGATACGCCCGTCGAAGTGTGTGAACAACGTGACCCGAAAGGGTTATATCAACAAGCGCGAGAAGGTAAAATTAAGCAGTTTACAGGGATTGATTCCCCATATGAAACACCCTTAAGCCCTGAATTACGACTTGATGGGCAGCTACCTATCTCCGATTCTCTTTCTCAGATTATTGCACTATTGCTGCGCAATAATATCATTCAAATGGATTATTAA
- the ftsB gene encoding cell division protein FtsB — protein sequence MGKLTLLLIAILAWLQYSLWLGKNGIHDYVQVKDDVAAQEIVNSRLKMRNEQLFAEINDLNDGQDAIEERARSELGMIKPGESFYRMVKESSNQKSAQ from the coding sequence ATGGGTAAATTAACGCTACTATTAATCGCGATATTAGCATGGTTGCAGTATTCCTTATGGTTAGGCAAGAATGGCATACATGATTATGTCCAAGTCAAAGACGATGTTGCCGCGCAGGAAATTGTTAACTCGCGCTTAAAAATGCGTAATGAACAGCTATTTGCTGAAATTAATGACCTCAATGATGGTCAAGATGCAATTGAAGAGCGTGCGCGTAGTGAACTCGGTATGATTAAACCGGGTGAGTCTTTCTATCGCATGGTAAAAGAAAGTAGCAACCAGAAATCAGCTCAATAA
- the ispD gene encoding 2-C-methyl-D-erythritol 4-phosphate cytidylyltransferase: MTNPSVAPQIVALIPAAGIGSRMNADCPKQYLPVAGKTIIEHTIDALLANNTVNTVVIALSADDDYFQQLDIAKDPRVTVVTGGKERADSVLAGLNYLSSQPDYHDCWVLVHDAARPCLHQHDLNNIIQLATEQGCCGGILAAPVRDTMKRSVKTSVLIDHTVEREALWHALTPQFFPLELLRNCLSKALKENAVITDEASALEYCGYQPVLVAGRADNLKVTQPEDLALAEFYLSRMNN, translated from the coding sequence ATGACAAATCCAAGTGTTGCCCCACAAATTGTTGCACTGATCCCAGCAGCAGGTATCGGCAGTCGTATGAATGCTGATTGCCCTAAGCAGTATTTACCCGTCGCGGGCAAAACGATTATCGAACATACCATTGATGCATTGTTAGCGAATAACACCGTTAATACGGTGGTTATCGCACTTAGCGCCGATGATGATTATTTTCAACAACTTGATATTGCTAAAGACCCTAGAGTGACCGTTGTCACTGGTGGAAAAGAGCGAGCCGATTCTGTTTTGGCAGGGCTTAACTACCTTAGCTCGCAACCTGATTATCATGATTGTTGGGTACTGGTGCATGATGCGGCGCGGCCTTGTCTCCACCAACACGATCTCAATAATATTATTCAACTAGCAACGGAACAAGGTTGCTGTGGTGGTATTCTTGCCGCCCCTGTGCGTGACACCATGAAACGTAGTGTAAAAACCTCTGTATTAATCGATCACACGGTTGAACGCGAGGCACTATGGCACGCATTAACACCCCAATTTTTTCCGTTGGAACTCTTACGGAACTGTCTAAGTAAAGCCTTGAAAGAGAACGCCGTGATTACCGATGAAGCTTCAGCACTGGAGTACTGCGGCTATCAACCTGTTCTCGTGGCAGGCCGAGCGGATAACTTAAAAGTGACGCAGCCTGAAGACCTCGCACTGGCGGAGTTTTATCTTTCAAGAATGAATAACTAA
- the ispF gene encoding 2-C-methyl-D-erythritol 2,4-cyclodiphosphate synthase, with protein sequence MRIGHGFDVHKFGGEGPIVIGGVRIPYEQGLLAHSDGDVVLHALTDAILGAAALGDIGKLFPDTDPAFKGADSRVLLREAFCHVRAKGYRIGNIDITIMAQAPKMLPHIPQMRVNIAEDLECHMDDVNAKATTTEQLGFVGRKEGIACAAVVLLVKDNSNESNECSVPAW encoded by the coding sequence ATGAGAATCGGACACGGTTTTGACGTACACAAGTTTGGTGGCGAAGGCCCTATCGTAATTGGCGGCGTGCGTATTCCCTACGAGCAAGGTTTACTGGCTCATTCAGATGGTGATGTCGTGTTACATGCGTTAACGGATGCGATTTTAGGTGCTGCGGCACTGGGGGATATCGGTAAATTATTCCCTGATACTGACCCTGCATTTAAAGGGGCGGATAGCCGTGTTTTATTAAGGGAAGCCTTTTGCCACGTGCGTGCTAAAGGTTATCGTATTGGTAATATCGATATCACCATTATGGCGCAAGCCCCGAAAATGCTGCCTCATATTCCCCAAATGCGCGTGAATATTGCAGAAGACTTAGAATGTCATATGGATGATGTGAATGCGAAAGCGACAACAACAGAGCAATTAGGTTTTGTCGGTCGTAAAGAAGGCATCGCGTGTGCCGCCGTTGTCCTTTTAGTGAAAGATAATAGTAATGAAAGCAATGAATGTTCAGTACCTGCATGGTAA
- the truD gene encoding tRNA pseudouridine(13) synthase TruD, translated as MKAMNVQYLHGKPLSSGTLKSTPEDFIVKEDLGFELDGEGEHVMVRVEKTGCNTLFVAEQLAKFAKISARVVSYAGLKDRHAVTEQWFCLQMPGKDTPDFSAWQLDGCRVLAVTRQKRKLRIGSLKGNQFEITLRDISDANDVEQRLQKIATSGVPNYFGEQRFGRDGQNLTQALRWANQEIQVRERNKRSFYLSAARSAMFNHVASERIAQGTMQQALLGDALQLTGRGSWFVATQEELPSLQNRLHSSELSVTAPLPGDGELGTQDDALAFETACLTEYQAFMPLMQRERVSPARRAIIAKPQNFAWQWLDDSTVKLAFFLNSGCFATSVVREIINQNGQDNVDAKDFIE; from the coding sequence ATGAAAGCAATGAATGTTCAGTACCTGCATGGTAAACCTCTTTCTTCAGGAACATTAAAAAGTACTCCTGAAGATTTTATCGTGAAAGAAGACCTAGGCTTCGAGTTAGATGGCGAAGGCGAGCACGTGATGGTGCGTGTGGAAAAAACAGGCTGTAATACGCTGTTTGTGGCAGAGCAACTTGCCAAATTTGCCAAAATTTCAGCTCGTGTTGTGAGCTATGCTGGTTTAAAAGATAGACATGCGGTGACGGAACAGTGGTTTTGCTTGCAAATGCCAGGTAAAGACACGCCGGATTTCTCCGCGTGGCAATTAGATGGTTGCCGCGTGCTTGCCGTGACGCGACAAAAGCGTAAATTACGTATTGGTTCTCTGAAAGGAAATCAATTTGAAATCACATTGCGTGATATTTCAGATGCCAATGACGTTGAGCAACGCCTGCAAAAAATCGCCACTTCGGGTGTGCCAAATTATTTTGGTGAGCAGCGTTTTGGCCGTGATGGGCAGAATTTAACCCAAGCTTTGCGCTGGGCTAACCAAGAGATTCAAGTTCGTGAACGCAATAAGCGCAGTTTTTATCTATCAGCAGCACGTAGCGCCATGTTTAATCATGTGGCGAGCGAGCGAATTGCCCAAGGAACTATGCAGCAAGCGCTGTTAGGTGATGCTTTACAATTAACGGGGCGAGGCAGTTGGTTTGTGGCAACACAAGAAGAACTTCCATCATTGCAAAACCGTTTACACTCATCCGAGTTGAGCGTCACAGCACCTTTGCCCGGAGATGGTGAGTTAGGTACACAAGATGACGCGTTGGCATTCGAAACGGCATGTTTAACAGAATATCAAGCATTTATGCCACTGATGCAGCGCGAACGTGTTTCGCCAGCTCGTCGTGCAATTATTGCTAAACCGCAAAATTTTGCATGGCAATGGTTAGATGATTCAACGGTAAAATTGGCGTTCTTCTTGAATTCAGGTTGTTTTGCGACCAGCGTTGTACGAGAAATTATTAATCAAAATGGGCAGGATAATGTCGATGCTAAAGATTTTATTGAGTAA
- a CDS encoding tyrosine-type recombinase/integrase, producing MALTDTKIKSLKPKDKAYNVADSDGLYIEVRPSGSKFWRYRFWLSSSKDGRYTIGEYPFVSLSEARKERDWAKSIARKGLNPTTEKKNQQHQIELENKNTFMFIAEEWMEKKSITWKAGTKKQVREYLERDCFPAFGHKPIKEVTPNDILLVMKSMENRGSASTALKVRQWCSSIFCYAASTLRAESDPAALLKGAIITPNTTHSKNISNDNLKKYFDNLNKSRVYLQTKSALYLLPFLFVRQAELRNATWDEFDLDNNLWVVKKERMKMGRPHSVPLTDGITNEFIKLKAAFGENINGLVFPSIVNSTKSLSYTTLNRAITYLGFGSGELTCHDFRATASTRLYEAGFRTEVIEKQLAHAEQNRTIAAYNHAEYLDERRKMMEFWESELLSIIEG from the coding sequence ATGGCTCTTACTGATACAAAGATAAAATCCCTCAAACCAAAAGACAAAGCGTATAACGTAGCTGATAGTGATGGCCTGTATATTGAAGTTAGGCCAAGCGGTAGTAAATTCTGGCGTTATAGGTTTTGGCTTTCATCATCAAAAGATGGTCGTTACACCATCGGCGAATATCCGTTCGTGTCATTATCAGAAGCGAGAAAAGAAAGAGATTGGGCTAAAAGTATTGCTAGAAAAGGGCTTAATCCGACAACTGAAAAGAAAAACCAGCAACACCAGATTGAGCTTGAAAACAAAAATACATTTATGTTCATTGCTGAGGAGTGGATGGAAAAGAAATCCATAACTTGGAAAGCAGGAACAAAAAAGCAGGTTAGAGAATACTTGGAGAGAGATTGCTTCCCTGCATTTGGCCATAAGCCAATTAAAGAAGTTACCCCTAATGATATCCTGTTAGTAATGAAAAGCATGGAGAATAGAGGTTCTGCGTCAACAGCTTTAAAGGTTAGACAGTGGTGCTCATCTATTTTTTGCTATGCAGCTTCTACGCTCAGAGCAGAAAGTGATCCGGCTGCTTTATTAAAAGGTGCAATAATTACACCTAATACAACTCACTCTAAGAATATAAGCAATGATAACCTGAAGAAGTATTTTGATAATTTAAATAAAAGCAGGGTTTATCTGCAAACAAAATCCGCCTTGTATTTACTTCCGTTTTTATTTGTTCGTCAGGCTGAATTAAGAAATGCCACATGGGATGAGTTCGACCTAGATAATAATCTATGGGTGGTAAAAAAAGAACGAATGAAAATGGGAAGGCCGCACAGCGTGCCTTTGACTGATGGTATCACTAATGAATTCATTAAGCTGAAAGCGGCATTCGGTGAGAATATTAATGGCTTGGTATTTCCAAGTATTGTTAATAGCACAAAGTCACTTAGCTACACGACATTAAATAGAGCTATTACTTATCTTGGGTTTGGCTCTGGTGAATTGACGTGTCATGACTTCAGAGCGACAGCTTCGACACGTCTATATGAGGCAGGATTTAGAACTGAGGTGATAGAAAAGCAACTGGCGCACGCAGAACAGAATAGAACTATTGCTGCGTACAACCATGCTGAATATTTAGATGAAAGGCGGAAAATGATGGAGTTTTGGGAGTCTGAATTGCTGTCTATCATTGAGGGGTAA
- a CDS encoding helix-turn-helix transcriptional regulator: protein MLKSYIRKKNMDNRYLDMRGVEELTGYKKSYIYREIKHGRFPRQVKNGSSSRWPAEQVIQWLNTKFTPQ, encoded by the coding sequence ATGTTGAAAAGTTACATAAGGAAGAAAAACATGGATAATAGATATTTAGATATGCGTGGAGTTGAAGAGCTAACCGGATATAAAAAATCATATATCTACAGGGAGATTAAACACGGCAGGTTCCCAAGACAAGTTAAAAACGGCTCATCCTCTAGATGGCCTGCCGAACAAGTTATTCAGTGGCTTAACACTAAGTTTACCCCTCAATGA
- a CDS encoding single-stranded DNA-binding protein, whose protein sequence is MSDMNQCNFTGRIGGLELRYIPNGSAIMQFSVAIGESRKDDSGQWIDKTTWVRCEAWGGSAEYMDRNAQKGTQVRITAKVEVKEWEDKQTGQKRSSTIFKTKEIQILGNRKESNSNQAGSQQPARQPQQPQQQAPQNEPPMDFDDDMIPF, encoded by the coding sequence ATGTCTGATATGAACCAATGCAACTTTACTGGCAGGATTGGCGGGTTGGAATTGCGCTACATTCCTAATGGTTCAGCAATAATGCAGTTTTCAGTAGCTATTGGAGAATCGCGAAAAGATGACAGCGGGCAGTGGATTGATAAAACCACTTGGGTTCGCTGTGAAGCTTGGGGAGGTTCAGCGGAATACATGGATAGAAACGCACAGAAAGGAACTCAGGTGCGTATCACTGCCAAAGTTGAAGTCAAGGAGTGGGAAGATAAGCAAACAGGACAAAAGCGCAGTTCTACTATTTTTAAAACCAAAGAAATCCAAATTCTAGGCAATAGAAAAGAAAGCAACAGCAATCAGGCAGGAAGCCAACAGCCAGCGCGACAACCTCAGCAGCCACAGCAACAAGCGCCGCAGAATGAGCCACCAATGGATTTCGATGACGATATGATCCCGTTCTAG